The following coding sequences lie in one Apium graveolens cultivar Ventura chromosome 3, ASM990537v1, whole genome shotgun sequence genomic window:
- the LOC141712048 gene encoding protein LEAD-SENSITIVE 1-like gives MGLLSNRVDRDSLKPGDHIYSWRSAYIYAHHGIYVGNDKVIHFTRHGQEVGTGTVLDLLLVSSGPARTYVPCDTCIPPLEGHGVVSSCLNCFLGGGILYRFEYAVSHALFLAKARGGTCTLAVSDEGEAVVQRANYLLNNGFGCYNVFKKNCEDFAIYCKTGQLVLESSMGQSGQAVSIIGGPLAAVLSTPLRLVTTNIYGMAATAVGMYCVSRYAADIGMRKDVVKVSAEDLTRRLAIGALQVIEPSLPALPSSVR, from the exons atgGGGTTGCTCTCAAACAG AGTAGATAGAGACAGCCTTAAACCAGGCGATCACATCTATTCTTGGCGTTCCGCTTACATCTATGCTCACCACG GCATCTATGTTGGGAATGATAAAGTAATTCATTTCACCAGACATGGCCAAGAAGTGGGCACGGGAACTGTGTTGGACCTCCTTTTGGTAAGCTCTGGTCCAGCCCGGACTTACGTTCCTTGTGACACGTGCATCCCACCGCTAGAAGGCCATGGGGTTGTCTCTTCATGTTTAAATTGTTTTCTTGGAGGAGGTATCCTATACCGTTTCGAGTATGCAGTCAGCCACGCTCTCTTTCTTGCAAAAGCACGTGGTGGAACTTGTACTCTAGCAGTCTCTGATGAAGGGGAAGCTGTAGTCCAAAGGGCAAACTACCTGCTTAACAATGGATTTGGGTGCTACAATGTATTCAAGAAAAATTGCGAAGATTTTGCTATTTATTGCAAGACAGGCCAGCTTGTTCTGGAAAGCTCAATGGGTCAGAGTGGTCAAGCAGTATCTATAATCGGGGGACCACTTGCTGCGGTCCTATCGACACCATTACGCCTTGTTACTACAAATATTTATGGAATGGCTGCAACTGCTGTAGGAATGTACTGTGTCAGCCGCTATGCTGCTGATATAGGCATGAGGAAGGATGTGGTGAAGGTTTCCGCAGAAGATCTGACTAGGAGGCTTGCTATTGGTGCACTGCAGGTTATCGAGCCAAGTCTCCCAGCTTTGCCTTCTTCAGTTAGATAA
- the LOC141710646 gene encoding NDR1/HIN1-like protein 13 produces MSSRNAAATTTTIPGGATQPPPFTTRRQRTNQIANNICTFVRDCLIAAIIALIIIALISILSSLIIRPRTPRFTVLSATGVAAVNETSSEFKAACNLSVLAYNPNGNLVIWYKKLDVLILYGSDYELSETRLAPMFQRKRNQTVLSARFVSDDVDVDKNVIEGLASELRRGVVTFRVRILALVRFKRGKWLTKSYLVKADCNGVDIRFSNATGVGNLIEPSRQCEGVCKTGLWNAAPKLAVLATLLLAYY; encoded by the exons ATGTCCAGTCGCAACGCCGCCGCAACTACTACCACAATTCCCGGCGGCGCTACACAACCGCCACCATTCACCACCCGCCGTCAACGAACCAACCAAATCGCGAATAACATCTGCACTTTTGTTCGCGACTGTTTAATCGCTGCTATTATCGCTCTTATTATCATCGCTCTCATTTCTATCTTATCGTCGCTGATTATTCGGCCGAGGACACCGCGATTCACCGTCCTCTCTGCCACCGGCGTCGCCGCCGTCAACGAAACTTCATCGGAGTTCAAGGCGGCGTGTAATCTCTCTGTGCTAGCTTATAATCCGAACGGTAATCTCGTGATCTGGTACAAGAAGCTTGATGTGTTAATACTGTACGGCTCCGATTACGAGTTATCGGAGACTCGATTAGCGCCGATGTTTCAGAGAAAGCGCAATCAGACTGTGCTGAGTGCTCGATTTGTGAGTGATGACGTGGATGTTGATAAAAACGTTATTGAAGGTTTGGCAAGTGAGTTGAGGCGTGGAGTGGTGACTTTTAGGGTTAGGATTTTGGCGTTGGTTAGGTTTAAGAGAGGGAAATGGCTGACTAAGAGTTATCTCGTGAAGGCTGATTGCAATGGAGTTGACATCAGGTTTTCTAACGCGACTGGAGTGGGGAATTTGATTGAACCTAGCAGACAATGCGAG GGTGTCTGCAAGACTGGATTGTGGAATGCAGCACCTAAATTGGCTGTGCTTGCCACGTTGCTGTTAGCGTATTACTAA